From one Candidatus Effluviviaceae Genus I sp. genomic stretch:
- a CDS encoding aromatic amino acid lyase gives MAITLNGQGLTVEKLVRIARGGEKVEVAQDAVERIKVCRAMLEEKIVAHEIMYGVNTGIGEFSEVVLTDEQVEQFQRYLIYNHAAGIGDPAPIEYVRGAMVGRINVHSHGMSGSRPEITLTLVEMLNRGVTPVVCQKGSVGASGDLAPMSQIALLLMGEGEAYYRGEMLPGREAMKRAGIPVPGLQARDGLAAINGSNLLTAMAAIHCYDMNRLLKHAEIACAMSLEALMANMKPYDVRLQEVRGFPGAVRTAKAIKQILAGGDVAEGRLKKKVQDAYSMRSSPQVIGAAHDALAWAAAQVETELNGVGDNPIFLPEFKLTLTGANFQGSPVCLPMDMVGAALTMVCVLSERRMNRLTNPALSVGLPPFLTKGAGMMSGMMLSQYTADSLIVEQRILSMPASIQSIPAAADQEDFVSMGMNTSIKNHQILDNACGVLGIEFMAAAQALDLRDFARGPGTDAAHRVIRKHVAYLDEDRPLYPDHTRMKSLVRSGEILDAVEGAVGSLG, from the coding sequence GTGGCGATCACGCTGAACGGGCAGGGACTCACCGTCGAGAAGCTCGTCCGCATCGCGCGCGGCGGCGAGAAGGTGGAGGTCGCCCAGGACGCCGTCGAGCGGATCAAGGTCTGTCGAGCGATGCTCGAGGAGAAGATCGTCGCTCACGAGATCATGTACGGGGTCAACACCGGCATCGGCGAGTTCTCCGAGGTCGTGCTCACCGACGAACAGGTCGAGCAGTTCCAACGATACCTGATCTACAACCACGCGGCCGGGATCGGTGACCCGGCGCCGATCGAGTACGTCCGCGGCGCGATGGTGGGCCGGATCAACGTTCACAGCCACGGGATGTCGGGGTCTCGCCCAGAGATCACACTGACCCTCGTTGAGATGCTCAACCGAGGCGTCACGCCCGTTGTGTGCCAGAAGGGCTCGGTCGGGGCCTCCGGGGACCTCGCCCCGATGAGCCAGATCGCGCTCCTGCTCATGGGCGAGGGGGAAGCGTACTACCGGGGTGAGATGCTGCCCGGCCGCGAGGCGATGAAGCGCGCGGGCATTCCGGTCCCCGGGCTTCAGGCCCGCGATGGCCTCGCCGCGATCAACGGGTCGAACCTGCTCACCGCGATGGCCGCCATCCACTGCTACGACATGAACCGCCTCCTCAAGCACGCCGAGATCGCCTGTGCGATGAGCCTCGAGGCGCTCATGGCGAACATGAAGCCCTACGACGTCAGGTTGCAGGAGGTCCGCGGGTTCCCCGGCGCCGTACGGACGGCGAAGGCCATCAAGCAGATCCTCGCAGGTGGGGACGTCGCCGAGGGGCGCCTCAAGAAGAAGGTGCAGGACGCGTACTCCATGCGCTCGTCGCCGCAGGTCATCGGCGCGGCGCACGACGCGCTCGCGTGGGCGGCGGCCCAGGTCGAGACGGAGCTCAACGGCGTCGGCGACAACCCCATCTTCCTGCCGGAGTTCAAGCTCACGCTCACGGGCGCGAACTTCCAGGGCTCGCCGGTCTGCCTTCCCATGGACATGGTGGGCGCTGCGCTCACCATGGTCTGCGTGCTCTCCGAGCGGCGCATGAACCGCCTCACCAACCCGGCCCTCTCGGTCGGGCTGCCGCCGTTCCTCACGAAGGGCGCCGGCATGATGTCCGGCATGATGCTCTCCCAGTACACGGCCGACAGCCTGATCGTCGAGCAACGGATCCTCTCGATGCCGGCGAGCATCCAGTCCATTCCAGCCGCAGCCGACCAGGAGGACTTCGTCTCGATGGGCATGAACACGTCCATCAAGAACCACCAGATCCTCGACAACGCGTGCGGCGTCCTCGGCATCGAGTTCATGGCCGCGGCCCAGGCGCTCGACCTTCGCGACTTCGCGCGCGGCCCGGGCACCGACGCCGCGCACCGCGTCATCCGGAAGCACGTGGCCTACCTCGACGAGGATCGGCCGCTCTACCCCGACCACACGCGGATGAAGTCGCTCGTTCGCTCGGGCGAGATCCTCGACGCCGTGGAGGGCGCGGTCGGGAGCCTCGGATGA
- the hutH gene encoding histidine ammonia-lyase encodes MTPTITLNGTSLTIDQVHEVARNRAPVALAPEAREAVARCRAVAEDLMARGELIYGVTTGIGELARVAVSGEQTEELQRRIIRSHSAGVGRFFAEDQVRAAMLLRANVLARGYSAVRPILLETLIEMLNRNVVPAVNEKGSVGTSGDLTSLAQIGCVLMGEGQAFADGCLVSGREAMDRAGLSPVTLSFKEGLALINGSQFFTGCGALCAYDADRIIRHAIIASAMSSDALRTPMAPFDERVHRLRPFVGQIVVAENMRRLLEGSELIARGSGKVQDAYSVRCIPQVYSPSIDALRYVMRQIEIEMNSVTDNPLFFPDEGEQLSCGNFHGQQIAMALDYLAIAMSEIGSLSERHINRLVNPHLNGGLPAFLVKSEGLNSGYMLAHYTATALCSENKILAHPAVVDNFSMAADQEDTVSMGPIAARKLREINENVVNVVAIEMMCAAQAFDLLGETPGRGTRVAHRTIREAVPTLDQDRTVAPDIATIADLVVSRKVLDAVEKEIGPIRLGLEGR; translated from the coding sequence ATGACGCCGACGATCACGCTGAACGGCACGAGCCTCACCATCGACCAGGTGCACGAGGTCGCAAGGAACCGCGCGCCGGTCGCGCTCGCTCCCGAGGCGCGGGAGGCCGTCGCCCGGTGCCGCGCCGTCGCCGAGGACCTCATGGCGCGGGGCGAGCTCATCTACGGCGTCACGACCGGTATCGGGGAGCTGGCCCGCGTCGCGGTCTCCGGGGAGCAGACCGAGGAGCTCCAGCGGCGCATCATCCGAAGTCACTCGGCGGGCGTCGGGCGCTTCTTCGCCGAGGACCAGGTGCGCGCCGCGATGCTCCTGCGCGCCAACGTCCTCGCCCGCGGCTACTCGGCGGTGCGTCCCATCCTCCTCGAGACGCTCATCGAGATGCTCAACCGGAACGTCGTCCCCGCGGTGAACGAGAAGGGCTCCGTCGGCACGAGCGGCGACCTCACCTCGCTCGCGCAGATCGGCTGCGTGCTCATGGGCGAGGGGCAGGCGTTCGCGGATGGCTGCCTCGTGAGCGGGCGCGAGGCGATGGATCGGGCGGGACTCTCTCCCGTGACGCTCTCGTTCAAGGAGGGTCTCGCGCTCATCAACGGCTCGCAGTTCTTCACGGGGTGCGGCGCGCTCTGCGCGTACGACGCCGACCGCATCATCCGACACGCCATCATCGCGAGCGCGATGTCGAGCGACGCGCTGCGCACGCCGATGGCTCCATTCGACGAGCGCGTCCATCGGTTGCGGCCCTTCGTCGGTCAGATCGTCGTCGCGGAGAATATGCGGCGGCTCCTCGAAGGCAGCGAGCTCATCGCGCGCGGCTCCGGGAAGGTCCAGGACGCCTACAGCGTCCGCTGCATCCCGCAGGTCTATTCACCCTCGATCGACGCGCTGCGCTACGTCATGCGGCAGATCGAGATCGAGATGAACTCGGTCACGGACAACCCGCTCTTCTTCCCGGACGAAGGCGAGCAGCTCTCGTGCGGCAACTTCCACGGCCAGCAGATCGCGATGGCGCTCGACTACCTCGCGATCGCGATGAGCGAGATCGGGTCGCTCTCCGAGCGGCACATCAACAGGCTCGTGAACCCGCACCTGAACGGCGGGCTTCCCGCCTTCCTCGTGAAGAGCGAAGGGTTGAATTCTGGCTACATGCTCGCGCACTACACCGCGACCGCGCTCTGCTCCGAGAACAAGATCCTGGCCCATCCGGCCGTCGTGGACAACTTCTCGATGGCGGCCGACCAGGAGGACACGGTCTCGATGGGGCCGATCGCGGCGCGCAAGCTCCGCGAGATCAACGAGAACGTCGTGAACGTCGTCGCCATCGAGATGATGTGCGCCGCGCAGGCGTTCGACCTCCTCGGCGAGACCCCGGGGCGCGGCACGCGGGTCGCGCACCGGACGATCCGCGAGGCGGTCCCGACGCTGGACCAGGACCGCACCGTGGCGCCGGACATCGCGACGATCGCGGACCTCGTCGTGAGCCGGAAGGTCCTCGACGCTGTCGAGAAGGAGATCGGGCCGATCCGCCTGGGCCTGGAAGGCCGGTGA
- a CDS encoding choice-of-anchor D domain-containing protein translates to MSARRCGPAIVAPAAAWVVVLLAAAQPAWGFRVVSYNLLDYDPGERQASFRTVMDSLDADIIAVQEIKSQSGVNDFLNNVLNYAVPGKYQAMLFYNGPDTDNACFFKVGVVDSISAVPIFTPVRYTIEYTFRPSGYASSAAQFRILSTHLKAGDTPSDETTRRTQTDVIRDYLNGLPSGSHFMVLGDLNVYSNVDQGYVRLIRSEADNDGRCKDPINKQGTWHDNYTFRHTHTQSPRDVSFGGGSGGGLDDRFDQILVSYAFDDGDGLSYVPSSYFAFGNDGYHLNAAINAPPNYVVSQAVADALYYASDHIPVVASFQAPAKVAAASELDFGAWIVGTTAERTLAVGNGAVGDADELSYSLTAPSGFSAPGGTFLAAGGASNDHTISMDAGSAGSRSGTLVVNSNDLDHPAWNVSLSGSVVEHAVPSLDASETVLVDTLDFGSHEAGEFGELALDVHNLGHGPLQALLEVYDHVLVGGDGRFSIVGGFVTKEAGASPASYAVAFDADGADENALYTAVLTLKTRDDADVSGGTNLADLVVHLSAFVLGGSGVPDDAAAVLALGPVRPNPAAGGVALALTLPEAADASVDVVDVAGRVVRALRAGPLSAGVHEIAWDGRDDRGAPVASGVYFCRATVGEWREARKVVLVR, encoded by the coding sequence ATGTCCGCGCGAAGATGCGGTCCCGCGATTGTGGCGCCCGCGGCCGCCTGGGTCGTCGTCCTCCTGGCCGCGGCGCAGCCCGCCTGGGGGTTCCGCGTCGTGAGCTACAACCTCCTCGACTACGACCCGGGTGAACGGCAGGCGTCCTTCCGCACGGTGATGGACTCGCTCGACGCCGACATCATCGCCGTCCAGGAGATCAAGAGCCAGTCCGGCGTCAACGACTTCCTGAACAACGTGCTCAACTACGCCGTGCCGGGGAAGTACCAGGCCATGCTCTTCTACAACGGCCCCGACACGGACAACGCGTGCTTCTTCAAGGTCGGCGTCGTGGACTCGATCTCGGCGGTGCCGATCTTCACGCCCGTCCGCTACACCATCGAGTACACCTTCCGACCGTCCGGGTACGCCTCTTCGGCCGCGCAGTTCCGGATCCTCTCGACGCACCTCAAGGCCGGCGACACGCCTTCGGACGAGACAACGCGACGGACGCAGACCGACGTCATCCGCGACTACCTGAACGGCCTGCCGTCGGGCAGCCACTTCATGGTCCTCGGGGACCTGAACGTGTACTCGAACGTCGACCAGGGCTATGTGCGCCTCATCCGGTCCGAGGCCGACAACGACGGCCGCTGCAAGGACCCCATCAACAAGCAGGGCACCTGGCACGACAATTACACTTTCCGCCACACGCACACGCAGTCGCCGCGCGACGTCTCGTTCGGGGGCGGGTCCGGCGGCGGCCTCGACGACCGGTTCGACCAGATCCTGGTCTCGTACGCCTTCGATGACGGCGACGGCCTCTCGTACGTGCCGAGCTCGTACTTCGCGTTCGGCAACGACGGCTACCATCTGAACGCGGCCATCAACGCGCCGCCGAACTACGTCGTGAGTCAGGCCGTCGCGGACGCGCTGTACTACGCGAGCGACCACATCCCCGTCGTCGCGAGCTTCCAGGCGCCGGCGAAGGTCGCCGCGGCGAGCGAGCTCGACTTCGGCGCCTGGATCGTGGGAACGACGGCGGAGCGGACGCTCGCAGTCGGGAACGGCGCGGTCGGCGACGCCGACGAGCTGTCGTACAGCCTGACGGCGCCCTCGGGGTTCAGCGCGCCCGGAGGCACCTTCCTGGCGGCGGGCGGCGCGAGCAACGACCACACGATCTCCATGGACGCGGGCAGCGCCGGCAGCCGGTCGGGGACGCTCGTCGTGAACTCGAACGACCTCGACCACCCGGCCTGGAACGTGTCGCTCTCGGGGAGCGTCGTCGAGCACGCGGTGCCGTCGCTGGACGCGTCGGAGACCGTGCTCGTCGACACGCTCGACTTCGGTTCGCACGAGGCCGGTGAGTTCGGCGAACTCGCCCTCGACGTGCACAACCTCGGCCACGGGCCGCTGCAGGCGCTTCTTGAGGTGTACGACCACGTGCTCGTCGGCGGCGACGGGCGCTTCTCCATCGTCGGCGGGTTCGTGACGAAGGAGGCGGGAGCGTCGCCGGCGTCGTACGCCGTCGCGTTCGACGCGGACGGCGCCGACGAGAACGCGCTCTACACGGCGGTGCTCACACTGAAGACGAGGGACGATGCGGACGTATCGGGCGGCACGAACCTGGCCGATCTCGTCGTCCACCTGTCGGCGTTCGTGCTGGGCGGGAGCGGCGTGCCCGACGACGCGGCCGCCGTCCTCGCGCTCGGCCCTGTGAGGCCGAATCCCGCCGCGGGCGGCGTGGCGCTCGCGCTCACGCTTCCCGAGGCTGCGGACGCGTCCGTGGACGTCGTGGACGTCGCGGGCCGCGTCGTGCGCGCGCTGCGCGCCGGGCCGCTGAGCGCCGGCGTGCACGAGATCGCGTGGGACGGGAGAGACGACCGGGGCGCGCCCGTGGCCTCGGGCGTGTACTTCTGCCGGGCGACCGTCGGCGAGTGGCGCGAGGCGCGCAAGGTCGTTCTCGTGAGATAG
- the larA gene encoding nickel-dependent lactate racemase: MRVTVPYGDSVQTAVVADQRLAGVVGSVAAKPRDEEAVLAAALASPVGAPPLDELLRGASGVLVVVNDATRPTPTARMLRVLAPLLGGRPVTVAVATGAHRPPTEAELRVILGDLPAAPIARVHVHDARDAAAHARLGTTSRGTPVEIDRVALAAERMVVLSSVEPHYFAGYTGGRKSVLPGMASFTAIEANHAHAMSDEARPLRLAGNPVHEDMAEAADLALGGRVFAVNVVLGTGGRMHAAAAGGLRESLDAIVPEAESTHAPTVPRREAVVVAAMAPPLDTDLYQAQKALEHGQLALEDGGTLILVSPCHCGIGEDAWARALAAARTPEEAEAAVAGPYRFGNHKVARIARAVRRFRIVAVTGIAPRGIESLFMTPAPDLQTALDDALARRPGGRVLVIPDAAHTVPRVAAR; the protein is encoded by the coding sequence GTGCGCGTCACGGTGCCCTACGGAGACAGCGTGCAGACCGCCGTGGTCGCCGACCAGAGGTTGGCGGGCGTGGTCGGGTCCGTCGCGGCGAAGCCCCGCGACGAGGAGGCCGTCCTGGCCGCGGCGCTGGCCTCGCCGGTCGGCGCCCCGCCGCTCGACGAGCTCTTGCGAGGGGCTTCCGGCGTCCTCGTCGTCGTCAACGACGCGACGCGCCCGACGCCGACGGCCCGCATGCTCCGCGTCCTCGCGCCCCTCCTCGGCGGGCGCCCCGTCACGGTCGCCGTCGCGACCGGCGCGCACCGCCCGCCGACGGAGGCGGAGCTCCGCGTCATCCTCGGCGACCTGCCCGCCGCGCCGATCGCCCGCGTGCACGTTCACGATGCGCGGGACGCCGCGGCCCACGCGAGGCTCGGCACCACGTCGCGCGGCACACCCGTCGAGATCGACCGCGTCGCCCTCGCCGCGGAGCGGATGGTCGTCCTGAGCTCCGTGGAGCCGCACTACTTCGCGGGATACACGGGCGGTCGCAAGTCCGTCCTCCCGGGCATGGCGTCCTTCACCGCGATCGAGGCGAACCACGCGCATGCGATGTCCGACGAAGCGCGGCCGCTCAGGCTCGCCGGGAACCCGGTGCACGAGGACATGGCCGAGGCCGCGGACCTGGCGCTCGGCGGGCGCGTGTTCGCCGTCAACGTCGTGCTCGGCACGGGAGGGCGCATGCACGCGGCCGCCGCCGGCGGGCTGCGCGAGTCGCTCGACGCCATCGTCCCCGAGGCCGAGAGCACCCACGCCCCGACCGTGCCGCGCCGCGAGGCCGTCGTGGTCGCCGCGATGGCGCCGCCGCTCGACACCGACCTGTACCAAGCGCAAAAGGCGCTCGAGCACGGGCAGCTCGCGCTCGAGGACGGCGGCACGCTCATCCTCGTCTCGCCGTGTCATTGCGGGATCGGCGAGGACGCGTGGGCGCGCGCGTTGGCGGCGGCGAGGACGCCGGAGGAGGCCGAGGCGGCGGTGGCAGGGCCGTACCGCTTCGGGAACCACAAGGTCGCGCGCATCGCGCGCGCCGTCCGGAGGTTCCGGATCGTCGCCGTCACCGGCATCGCGCCGCGTGGCATCGAATCGCTCTTCATGACGCCCGCCCCCGACCTCCAGACCGCGCTCGACGACGCTCTCGCGCGGCGCCCCGGCGGACGCGTCCTCGTCATCCCCGACGCGGCGCACACCGTCCCGCGGGTCGCCGCCCGCTGA